In Leptodactylus fuscus isolate aLepFus1 chromosome 2, aLepFus1.hap2, whole genome shotgun sequence, one genomic interval encodes:
- the PTRH2 gene encoding peptidyl-tRNA hydrolase 2, mitochondrial: protein MDYISHPGTLTLAAGIACGVFMGWSLRGRYGRSLNLTSIAGNDLGSEASVMGESGEFKMVLVVRNDLKMGKGKVAAQCSHAAVSACKQLQKRNPELLKQWEYCGQPKVVVKAPDEEALVELLTQAKQLGLTISLIQDAGRTQIAPGSRTVLGVGPGPGNLIDQVTGHLKLY from the coding sequence ATGGATTACATTTCACATCCTGGGACTCTTACACTTGCAGCAGGAATAGCATGTGGTGTTTTTATGGGCTGGAGCCTGCGTGGCCGTTATGGACGTTCACTGAACCTCACAAGCATTGCAGGGAATGACTTGGGAAGTGAAGCAAGTGTTATGGGAGAGAGTGGTGAATTCAAGATGGTGCTAGTAGTCCGGAATGATTTAAAAATGGGAAAAGGGAAGGTGGCTGCACAATGTTCACATGCTGCAGTATCTGCCTGCAAGCAGCTCCAGAAAAGAAATCCTGAATTACTCAAGCAATGGGAATACTGCGGACAGCCAAAAGTAGTAGTGAAAGCACCAGATGAAGAAGCACTAGTTGAACTTCTCACTCAAGCAAAGCAACTGGGACTAACCATTAGTTTGATACAGGACGCTGGTCGTACACAGATTGCACCTGGGTCGCGAACTGTCCTGGGTGTGGGACCTGGTCCTGGCAACTTGATTGATCAAGTGACTGGGCATTTAAAACTCTATTGA